Genomic DNA from bacterium:
AGTCATTCCGGAGATACGCCAAAGGCGGATCATCCGGAATCTGACAACCAAAAAATTTCTTTATAAATAAAATAATCATTAAGGCTTTATGGGCACTTCAACCATAAGTAATCAACAAAAAGTTCGTAATGTTTTATTTGTTCTTCTCGGAGTGCTGCTTCTTTTATTAAAACAGATTTACAACGGGCCCGGACTTGAAATAGTAAAAAGTTACTCCGGAAATTTATCAATCTCGTTCGCCGTGTATTTTTTAATTTCCTTTTCCTCTGATTATTGGAAACAAAATAAACTTATTTCGGCTATTATCTCTTTAACAATTGTGGAATTATTCGAGATTACAAATGGCTTTGGGATAATGACAAATGTATATGATATAATTGATTTATTTGTTAATCTAATAGGTGTTATTTTCGCTTTAGCAGTAGACCAGCTATTAACTAAGAATAATTCAAAGGAGGCAAATTAAATTTATGAGGAACACCAACAGCAATAAAAAGAACCTGTCACTGAAACACGGGGAAGAACTACTCAAAACATTAAAAGCACGTTTTGAGAAAAATATGACTCGCCATAAAGGAATTGAATGGACTAAAGTAGAAGCGAAATTGAAAAAAAGTAACGATAAACTTTGGTCGCTGAATGAAATGGAAAGAACCGGTGGTGAGCCAGATGTCGTTGGCTTCGATAAGAGAACAGACGAATATATTTTTTATGATTGTTCAGCGGAAAGTCCTAACGGACGAAGAAGTCTTTGCTACGACGCTGAAGCTCTTGCATCAAGAAAAGAAAATAAACCAAAAGACAGTGCAGTTAATATGGCAAATCAAATGTGCATTGAACTTTTAACCGAAGAACAATACCGCGAATTGCAGAAACTTGGAACCTTCGATGCGAAAACATCGAGCTGGTTGAAAACTCCAACTGAAATCAGAAAGCTTGGTGGAGCTATCTTTTGCGATCGGCGCTACAACAAAGTTTTCACATACCACAACGGAGCTGAATCCTATTATGCAGCCAGGGGTTTCCGCGGTGTGCTGAAAGTTTGAAGTTTGGGAATATTAAATAAGGGGGTGAAGTTACGCAACAGTTACCTGGGTTAGTCATTCCGGCCCTGCCTGTCCGGCAGGCAGGTTGTCCGGAATCTGAAATTCAAACGATTCAAAGATTCTGGACTCTCCCGACTTTGTCGGGATCGCCAGAATGACAGCCTTGCCTAAACACAGTAAGTACAAAGCAACTAAGGACGGCTATGAACAAAGAAATTAAAGCATATAATGCTAAACAATCTCCCGAAGACAAAAAGATCTGCACTATCCTCGCTGAAGAAATTGATCGCGGTCTGCCCGAAGCAGAAAACAAAATCTGGCACGCACATCCGGTTTGGTTTTTAGACGGCAATCCAGTTGTCGGATACAGCAAGTTGAAAGATTCTGTGCGATTGCTTTTCTGGAGCGGGCAATCATTCGATGAAGATGCTTTACACAAAGAAGGAAGTTTCAGAGCTGCTGATGTTCGTTATACTTCTGCGGATCAGATTAACAAAAAAGATCTAGCACGCTGGTTAAAAAAATCCAGAGATATACAATGGGATTATAAAAACATTATTAAGCGAAAAGGCAAATTGATCAGACTGAAATGATTCCCGGGAAATGAAAACGAACAACAATTCTATGCAGTGGCTGAGATTGTTCCTTGGATTGGTTTTGGTTTTTGCTCTGTTCCACTGGACTGCAAGTGTATTAGGAAGTGATCGCGGACAGTACGGTGTACTAATTGGTCTGCTAGTAGTCGCTGCAATAATTACTGCAAAGATTTTTCTTTTCAACAAATCGTTTAAGGAATCCGTTAAAGAAGTTGGACTGACCAGTCCGAAATCTTCTGGTATTTTAATCGCAATACTCATCAGTGTTTTAATGCTGCTAACCATTTTGGTTTTCTCCTCAGTAACAGATTCCTCCTTCAGTTTTTATCCGAAATGGCATCTGCTTGTTCCGGGATTATTTTTTCAAGCCGGGATAGCTGAAGAAACTTTATTCCGTGGTTATCTTTTCGGTCACATCAGAACGAAATACAGTTTCTGGAAAGCTGCTATTCTTGCTGCGGTTCCATTTATTCTTGTTCATTTGATTATGTTTTATTCACTGTCTTTTGCAATAGCTTTCGCTTCCATTCTTCTGGCGGTTGTTACGTCATTTCCCTTTGCCCGTTTGTTTGAACTCGGAGGAAATACAATTTGGGCTCCCGCAATTCTTCATTTTGTGGTGCAGGGAACGGTAAAAGTACTGGTGGCTCCGGGTGAATCCGCTCAATCATTTCCGTTATTCTGGATTGCGGTTTGTGCAATTATTCCACTGCTTGTTTTTTTAATGCCCGAGAAAAAAATTATTTTACCGGGTTGACAAAACCTTCAAATATTTATTATTATTTTGTTAAGAAAATAAATCATCACAAACAAAGAGAGTTACAAATGGGCAAACTCGCACAAATAAAAACAAAAGAAACCAGCGCAAGCGTTGAGGACTTTATCAATTCCGTTAAAGATGAAGCAAAGCGCAAAGACAGCTTCACGATACTCAAGATGATGCAGAAAGCTTCAAAGGAAAAACCCAAAATGTGGGGCAGCTCGATGATTGGATTTGGAAATAAAATCTACAAAAGTCCCGCAACGGGAAGAGAAGTTGAATGGTTTAAGATAGGTTTCTCTCCGAGGAAAGCGAACATTTCATTGCATCTTGTACTTGATATTAAGAAGCACGCCGCAGAACTGAAAAAACTTGGTAAGCACAAAACCGGTGTTGGCTGTCTTTACATTAATAAGCTAGATGATATTGATTTGAAGGTTCTGGAAAAATTAGTTAACAACGCTGTGAAGACAAAATAACATCAAACATATTTCGTCTCGAACAGAACGGAATAAGAAAATTTGTGCCCATCTTCTACAAGAAATTATTAGCAATTCAAAAGGAGTACGTAAATGAAATTTCTTATTGGATCAATATTTCTCTTGACTGTGTATTTAGTTTCTGTTCCTGCACAAACAATATCTTTACGAAACGATCAGGATTCAGTTTTAATAAAACAGTTAATTGACCTTGAATTTGAACTTAATGATCTTCTTGCGGAAAGAAATTTTGATACATACGCCGCATATCTTGCAGATGATTATATAAGAATTTCCGCCGATGGAAAAATGAAAAATAAAGAGCAGGTGCTTCAGCAATTCAACACAACACAAACAGGAAAAGCTGTTCCTGAAATTATGCAGATACGTATTTACGGAAACACTGCAATTATGACTATACGCCTGACTATCACAACTGAAGAACAGGGAGTAAGCTCCATCCGTGAATCCCTGCTAACAAAAGTTTTTATCTTGCGTGACGGACGATGGTATATGGTTTCAAACCAGGGGACGGCTATTGCTAATGAATAAGGAAGTGACAGAGGAATTCCTGCAGTCTTTTGCTGATGCATTTAATGCACACGATGTTAATGCAATAATGTTTCATATGACAGATGATTGTGTATTCGAAGCTTCAGCGGGACCAGATTTTGACGGAAAGAAATTTACAGGGCAAAAGCAAGTCAGAGAAGCTTTTGAAGAAGTATTTAAATCGTTCCCTGATGCTCGCTGGAGTAATGCCAGACATTTCATTTCTGGGAATAGAGGATTCACCGAGTGGATTTTTACTGGCACTAAATCGGACGAAACTAAAGTTGAAGTTACAGGCTGTGATCTATTTACATTTAGGGAGGGGAAAATAGTGATCAAGAATTCATACAGAAAAAACCGCTTCCCTTAATAAAGTTTGTAATATAATAAACCGCCCATAAGTTTGTCCTAACTTTATTTGCCTGCCTCGCTCAATGCACACCTTCGGGAAAAATGTTACCGCTTAAACGTAGAATGATTGGTTTTGATGCTAATTGAAATGTTGAAGATATTTTTTTGCAGTATAATTAATAATTTAAACTTAGTATAATGGTCAATGAGAAGTCAGATGTATTTATGTTAAACATTATAAGAGATTCCTATTATGGTTTCGAACATTCAAAAAGAAAAAGCTGAGCTGTTCCTGAAATATCATCACGACAAAGAAATTCTTGTTCTGTTAAACTCGTGGGATATCGGAAGTTCCAAATTGATAGAAGCAAGCGGTTACAAAGCAATCGCAACTACAAGTATGGGAGTAGCTGCATCTTTAGGTTATCCTGATTGCCAGATAATAACTTTATCCGAAATGATTAATGTTATAACCGGAATAGTAAAAGCAGTAAAAGTTCCGGTGTCTGTGGATATAGAAGCTGGTTATGGAAATAATTTAAATGAAATAATTGAATCCGTTAAGAAGATAATTGCAACAGGAATTGTTGGAGTAAACATTGAGGATAGTCTTGATTTAAGTCCGGCACTTATTGACGAGAAGGAATTCTGCGAGAGAATTTCTGCGATTCGTGAGTTATCAGATTCGCTGGGATTTCATA
This window encodes:
- a CDS encoding DUF1801 domain-containing protein; its protein translation is MNKEIKAYNAKQSPEDKKICTILAEEIDRGLPEAENKIWHAHPVWFLDGNPVVGYSKLKDSVRLLFWSGQSFDEDALHKEGSFRAADVRYTSADQINKKDLARWLKKSRDIQWDYKNIIKRKGKLIRLK
- a CDS encoding DUF1801 domain-containing protein is translated as MGKLAQIKTKETSASVEDFINSVKDEAKRKDSFTILKMMQKASKEKPKMWGSSMIGFGNKIYKSPATGREVEWFKIGFSPRKANISLHLVLDIKKHAAELKKLGKHKTGVGCLYINKLDDIDLKVLEKLVNNAVKTK
- a CDS encoding isocitrate lyase/phosphoenolpyruvate mutase family protein gives rise to the protein MVSNIQKEKAELFLKYHHDKEILVLLNSWDIGSSKLIEASGYKAIATTSMGVAASLGYPDCQIITLSEMINVITGIVKAVKVPVSVDIEAGYGNNLNEIIESVKKIIATGIVGVNIEDSLDLSPALIDEKEFCERISAIRELSDSLGFHMVINARTDSFYVSSGSQQEKLSESIKRGNKYREAGADCIFVQPVSDKETISTLVKEINAPINILANPTIGAGVTPSISELQDLGVARVSLGSSLMKATLALIKKVADELSEKGTYNILLNTLTPITDAATAYKMAIGLNK
- a CDS encoding CPBP family intramembrane metalloprotease — its product is MKTNNNSMQWLRLFLGLVLVFALFHWTASVLGSDRGQYGVLIGLLVVAAIITAKIFLFNKSFKESVKEVGLTSPKSSGILIAILISVLMLLTILVFSSVTDSSFSFYPKWHLLVPGLFFQAGIAEETLFRGYLFGHIRTKYSFWKAAILAAVPFILVHLIMFYSLSFAIAFASILLAVVTSFPFARLFELGGNTIWAPAILHFVVQGTVKVLVAPGESAQSFPLFWIAVCAIIPLLVFLMPEKKIILPG
- a CDS encoding nuclear transport factor 2 family protein — its product is MKFLIGSIFLLTVYLVSVPAQTISLRNDQDSVLIKQLIDLEFELNDLLAERNFDTYAAYLADDYIRISADGKMKNKEQVLQQFNTTQTGKAVPEIMQIRIYGNTAIMTIRLTITTEEQGVSSIRESLLTKVFILRDGRWYMVSNQGTAIANE
- a CDS encoding nuclear transport factor 2 family protein codes for the protein MNKEVTEEFLQSFADAFNAHDVNAIMFHMTDDCVFEASAGPDFDGKKFTGQKQVREAFEEVFKSFPDARWSNARHFISGNRGFTEWIFTGTKSDETKVEVTGCDLFTFREGKIVIKNSYRKNRFP
- a CDS encoding DUF4256 domain-containing protein yields the protein MRNTNSNKKNLSLKHGEELLKTLKARFEKNMTRHKGIEWTKVEAKLKKSNDKLWSLNEMERTGGEPDVVGFDKRTDEYIFYDCSAESPNGRRSLCYDAEALASRKENKPKDSAVNMANQMCIELLTEEQYRELQKLGTFDAKTSSWLKTPTEIRKLGGAIFCDRRYNKVFTYHNGAESYYAARGFRGVLKV